In Curtobacterium sp. L6-1, a genomic segment contains:
- a CDS encoding ExeM/NucH family extracellular endonuclease yields the protein MQRTVGRTVLCVTAAAALLAAPLVSVTAASADRAGTGLVIAEAYLKGGSANQPFTNKFVELGNPTDRPVSVDGWSVQYRSATGTGAPSVGKLAGSVPAHGTYLVQMGSNGTTGQALPEPDAVTGLNPSGSTGTLVLADQATALSLPAGPVTAGTPGVVDLLGYGTSNTFETAVATTGTANTVPDGLTRAGTTDTDSNAADFTRSATITPENAAGGAGQPTEPTETTEPTEPATPAERVTIAQLQGTGDTSPYVGRTVTTDGVVTAVYATGGFAGYTVQTAGTGGAVDLTTHTASDAVFVYSAATAGSVAIGDAVRLTGTVSEFAGLTELTVPSAAGLTRLPAAGVVQPVPATLAFPRADAQRETLESMLLAPQGDYTVADNHTTNQYGEIVLATGTQRLVQPTEVARPGSPEAAAVAADNAARAVTLDDGASTNFLSAANQSIPVSWLTQGPVTVGAAATFRAPVVLDRRNDAWKFQPTTPVTGATPAADLPASFSDVRTAAPEDVGGDLRLAGFNVLNYFPTTGDQLTGCTYYTDRDGDPVTVRGGCDARGAANADDLARQQVKIVAAINGLGADVVSLEEIENSARFGKDRDAAVATLVAALNRATGKDTWAYAGSPAQLPASEDVIRLALIYKKDRVQPVGGSTILTDSTAFANARQPLAQAFAPVTTKPGKGKAPKPSAKDTFLVIANHFKSKGSGTGADADQGDGQGASNASRVRQSEALVAFSTAMQRRAGTDEVFMLGDFNAYSQEDPVAVLDRAGYTDLGPAQDASEWSYVFDGLSGSLDHVFASPAALRTVTGVDVWNINSVESVGLEYSRYDYNVTDLYREDVRRASDHDPILVGIDLPGVTTPGDGGPGHGGGHGHGEAPGHGGGIVTHALAALAALVAWLRSLLG from the coding sequence ATGCAGAGAACCGTCGGGCGCACCGTGCTGTGCGTCACCGCTGCCGCAGCGCTCCTCGCGGCACCGCTCGTCTCCGTCACCGCGGCGTCCGCCGACCGCGCTGGGACGGGCCTCGTCATCGCGGAGGCCTACCTCAAGGGCGGCAGCGCGAACCAGCCGTTCACGAACAAGTTCGTCGAGCTCGGCAACCCCACCGACCGCCCCGTCAGCGTCGACGGCTGGTCGGTCCAGTACCGCTCGGCGACCGGCACCGGCGCCCCGTCGGTCGGGAAGCTCGCCGGGTCCGTCCCCGCGCACGGCACCTACCTGGTGCAGATGGGCTCGAACGGCACGACCGGCCAGGCGCTGCCCGAGCCCGACGCCGTCACCGGCCTGAACCCCTCCGGCTCGACGGGCACGCTCGTGCTCGCCGACCAGGCGACGGCGTTGTCGCTGCCGGCCGGTCCGGTCACGGCCGGGACCCCGGGCGTCGTCGACCTGCTCGGCTACGGCACGTCGAACACCTTCGAGACCGCGGTCGCGACGACCGGCACGGCGAACACGGTGCCGGACGGCCTGACCCGTGCGGGCACGACGGACACCGACTCGAACGCGGCGGACTTCACGCGCTCGGCGACGATCACGCCCGAGAACGCGGCGGGCGGGGCCGGCCAGCCGACGGAGCCGACCGAGACGACCGAGCCGACTGAGCCCGCCACCCCGGCCGAGCGGGTCACGATCGCGCAGCTGCAGGGCACCGGCGACACCTCGCCGTACGTCGGCAGGACCGTCACCACCGACGGCGTCGTCACCGCGGTCTACGCCACCGGCGGCTTCGCCGGGTACACGGTCCAGACCGCCGGCACCGGCGGCGCGGTCGACCTCACCACGCACACCGCCTCGGACGCCGTCTTCGTGTACTCGGCGGCGACCGCGGGCAGCGTCGCGATCGGCGACGCGGTCCGGCTGACCGGCACCGTGTCGGAGTTCGCCGGCCTGACCGAGCTCACCGTGCCGTCCGCGGCCGGCCTGACCCGGCTCCCGGCAGCGGGGGTCGTGCAGCCGGTCCCGGCGACGCTCGCCTTCCCGCGTGCGGACGCCCAGCGGGAGACGCTCGAGAGCATGCTCCTCGCTCCGCAGGGCGACTACACCGTCGCCGACAACCACACGACCAACCAGTACGGCGAGATCGTGCTCGCGACGGGGACGCAGCGCCTCGTGCAGCCGACCGAGGTCGCCCGTCCCGGCAGCCCCGAGGCGGCGGCCGTCGCGGCGGACAACGCGGCACGCGCGGTCACGCTCGACGACGGTGCGAGCACGAACTTCCTGTCGGCGGCGAACCAGTCGATCCCGGTCTCGTGGCTCACGCAGGGTCCGGTCACCGTCGGCGCGGCAGCGACCTTCAGGGCGCCGGTCGTCCTCGACCGCCGCAACGACGCGTGGAAGTTCCAGCCGACGACGCCGGTCACGGGTGCCACCCCGGCGGCCGACCTGCCCGCGTCGTTCTCGGACGTGCGCACCGCGGCGCCCGAGGACGTCGGTGGCGACCTCCGCCTCGCCGGGTTCAACGTGCTCAACTACTTCCCGACCACCGGTGACCAGCTGACCGGCTGCACCTACTACACCGACCGCGACGGCGACCCCGTGACGGTCCGTGGCGGGTGCGACGCCCGCGGGGCCGCGAACGCCGACGACCTGGCCCGCCAGCAGGTGAAGATCGTCGCGGCGATCAACGGCCTCGGTGCCGACGTCGTCTCCCTCGAGGAGATCGAGAACTCGGCCCGCTTCGGGAAGGACCGTGACGCCGCGGTGGCGACCCTCGTGGCCGCCCTGAACCGGGCCACCGGGAAGGACACCTGGGCCTACGCCGGGTCCCCCGCCCAGCTGCCCGCCAGCGAGGACGTCATCCGGCTCGCGCTCATCTACAAGAAGGACCGCGTGCAGCCGGTCGGCGGCTCGACGATCCTGACCGACTCGACGGCGTTCGCGAACGCCCGACAGCCGCTCGCGCAGGCCTTCGCGCCGGTGACCACGAAGCCCGGCAAGGGGAAGGCCCCGAAGCCGTCCGCGAAGGACACGTTCCTGGTGATCGCGAACCACTTCAAGTCGAAGGGGTCCGGCACCGGGGCCGACGCCGACCAGGGCGACGGCCAGGGTGCGTCCAACGCCTCGCGCGTGCGGCAGTCGGAGGCGCTCGTCGCGTTCTCGACGGCGATGCAGCGTCGCGCCGGCACCGACGAGGTGTTCATGCTCGGCGACTTCAACGCCTACAGCCAGGAGGACCCGGTGGCGGTCCTCGACCGGGCCGGCTACACGGACCTCGGCCCGGCGCAGGACGCCTCGGAGTGGTCGTACGTGTTCGACGGCCTGAGCGGCTCGCTCGACCACGTGTTCGCCTCGCCCGCCGCGCTCCGGACGGTCACCGGCGTGGACGTCTGGAACATCAACTCGGTCGAGTCGGTCGGCCTCGAGTACAGCCGGTACGACTACAACGTCACGGACCTGTACCGCGAGGACGTCCGCCGGGCGAGCGACCACGACCCGATCCTGGTCGGCATCGACCTGCCGGGCGTGACGACCCCGGGTGACGGCGGCCCCGGCCACGGCGGTGGACACGGGCACGGGGAGGCCCCGGGACACGGCGGCGGGATCGTGACGCACGCGCTGGCCGCGCTCGCGGCCCTGGTCGCCTGGCTGCGGAGCCTCCTCGGCTGA
- a CDS encoding ATP-binding cassette domain-containing protein: MTTTPLAVEATGLVKTFGSNRAVDGVDLRVEAGTVYGVLGPNGAGKTTTISMLATLLRMDGGEARVFGHDVRREPQVVRRLIGVTGQYASVDETLSATENLVVFARLLGLSRAEAKRRSTELLERFGLTEAARRPLRAFSGGMRRRLDLAASLIAQPPLIFLDEPTTGLDPRTRAQMWDTIRELVATGSTVLLTTQYLDEADQLADRIAVIDRGRVVAEGTSDELKASIGTASLQLRLADATPARTAAASDLVLRVLGAPAVASPEGSRLTAPMADPDRVTDLLVSFRDAGISLAEMSVQKPTLDEVFLTITGTPTADAADTDRALEGSTA, translated from the coding sequence ATGACCACGACACCACTCGCGGTGGAGGCCACGGGCCTCGTGAAGACGTTCGGCAGCAACCGGGCGGTGGACGGGGTGGACCTGCGCGTCGAGGCGGGCACGGTCTACGGCGTGCTCGGCCCGAACGGTGCGGGCAAGACCACCACGATCAGCATGCTCGCGACCCTGCTCCGGATGGACGGCGGCGAGGCGCGGGTGTTCGGACACGACGTCCGCCGCGAGCCGCAGGTCGTCCGCCGGCTCATCGGCGTGACCGGGCAGTACGCCAGCGTCGACGAGACCCTGAGCGCGACCGAGAACCTCGTCGTCTTCGCCCGGCTGCTCGGGCTGTCCCGGGCCGAGGCGAAGCGCCGGTCCACCGAGCTGCTCGAGCGGTTCGGGTTGACCGAGGCCGCACGCCGGCCGCTCCGGGCGTTCTCGGGCGGCATGCGCCGGCGCCTGGACCTGGCGGCGAGCCTCATCGCGCAGCCGCCGCTCATCTTCCTCGACGAGCCGACGACCGGGCTCGACCCGCGGACCCGGGCGCAGATGTGGGACACGATCCGGGAGCTCGTCGCGACCGGGTCGACCGTCCTGCTGACGACGCAGTACCTCGACGAGGCCGACCAGCTGGCGGACCGGATTGCCGTGATCGACCGCGGCCGGGTCGTCGCCGAGGGCACGAGCGACGAGCTGAAGGCGTCGATCGGCACCGCGTCGCTGCAGCTCCGGCTGGCGGACGCCACCCCGGCGCGCACCGCCGCGGCGTCGGACCTGGTCCTCCGGGTCCTCGGCGCCCCCGCGGTCGCGAGTCCCGAGGGCTCCCGGCTGACGGCACCGATGGCGGATCCGGACCGCGTCACCGACCTGCTGGTGTCCTTCCGCGACGCCGGCATCTCCCTCGCCGAGATGAGCGTACAGAAGCCGACGCTCGACGAGGTCTTCCTCACCATCACCGGGACGCCGACCGCCGACGCGGCCGACACCGACCGCGCGCTCGAAGGGAGCACCGCATGA
- the rplM gene encoding 50S ribosomal protein L13: MTRTFSPKPADVQHDWIVIDATDVVLGRLASHVAALLRGKHKATFAQHMDMGDYVIIVNADKVALTGSKLAKKVYYRHSGYPGGLTATTYPEMLEKHPTRAVEKAIRGMLPKNTLGREQLKKLKVYAGAEHPHAAQQPKPYTFDQVSQ, translated from the coding sequence GTGACTCGTACGTTCTCCCCGAAGCCGGCAGACGTCCAGCACGACTGGATCGTCATCGACGCGACCGACGTCGTGCTCGGCCGCCTCGCTTCGCACGTCGCCGCCCTCCTCCGCGGCAAGCACAAGGCCACCTTCGCCCAGCACATGGACATGGGTGACTACGTCATCATCGTGAACGCCGACAAGGTCGCCCTGACCGGGTCGAAGCTCGCCAAGAAGGTGTACTACCGCCACTCCGGTTACCCGGGCGGCCTCACGGCCACCACCTACCCGGAGATGCTCGAGAAGCACCCGACTCGCGCCGTCGAGAAGGCGATCCGCGGCATGCTGCCGAAGAACACCCTCGGTCGCGAGCAGCTCAAGAAGCTCAAGGTCTACGCAGGCGCTGAGCACCCCCACGCGGCGCAGCAGCCCAAGCCGTACACCTTCGACCAGGTCTCGCAGTAA
- a CDS encoding MBL fold metallo-hydrolase: protein MAPRTPRSVVSVAPGVVFVEGPVSNWVVLAEEDGVALIDAGYPADTDLVLDSVLLAGHDLEELRRVYVTHGHVDHVGGLPGILDRFPHVEVLAHADEVDNVRGPARQQVTPAEIGGRLAAPRVLRWLGRAIASDALRPTTVPSARAFTARDFDGRAMTPLPAPGHTDGSTAYLLPAADAIVTGDAVVTHHDTQPASWAPRPRMITPFFTADQALAVESAGVLPYPAIVLPGHGPAVHRVGSEWVPITA, encoded by the coding sequence ATGGCTCCCCGCACCCCACGCTCCGTCGTCTCCGTCGCACCCGGTGTGGTCTTCGTCGAGGGGCCGGTCTCGAACTGGGTGGTCCTCGCCGAGGAGGACGGCGTCGCCCTCATCGACGCGGGCTACCCGGCGGACACCGACCTGGTGCTCGACAGCGTGCTGCTGGCCGGGCACGACCTCGAGGAGCTCCGACGCGTCTACGTGACCCACGGACACGTCGACCACGTCGGCGGCCTGCCGGGCATCCTCGACCGCTTCCCGCACGTCGAGGTCCTCGCCCACGCCGACGAGGTCGACAACGTGCGGGGGCCGGCGCGGCAGCAGGTCACCCCGGCGGAGATCGGCGGACGGCTGGCGGCCCCGCGGGTGCTCCGGTGGCTGGGGCGCGCGATCGCCTCGGACGCGCTCCGACCGACCACCGTGCCGAGCGCCCGGGCGTTCACGGCCCGCGACTTCGACGGCCGCGCGATGACGCCGCTGCCCGCGCCCGGGCACACCGACGGGTCGACCGCGTACCTGCTGCCCGCGGCCGACGCGATCGTCACCGGGGACGCCGTCGTCACGCACCACGACACCCAGCCGGCGTCGTGGGCGCCGCGGCCGCGGATGATCACGCCGTTCTTCACGGCCGACCAGGCGCTCGCCGTGGAGTCGGCCGGGGTGCTGCCCTACCCGGCGATCGTCCTGCCGGGGCACGGCCCCGCGGTGCACCGGGTGGGCTCGGAGTGGGTGCCGATCACCGCCTGA
- the truA gene encoding tRNA pseudouridine(38-40) synthase TruA → MSDTGRTEDDGGVRLRLDIAYDGAAFSGWARQPGLRTVQGALETALATVFTRWGAPPQLTVAGRTDAGVHATGQVAHLDLTAEQWAALARPRRPTAAGTTRDPFAGLVRRLNGLAGPDGDVVVRRASVAPAGFDARFSPVWRRYRYRVADLDAPRDPLRRGHTTWYPGRLDQDAMGRGALRLLGLHDFAAFCKPREGATTIRTLQEFRWDREPDGVLVASLQADAFCHSMVRAMVGGCLAVGEGRLTPDRLDDLRVAAERTSAFTVAPARGLTLTEVGYPADDALEARAAQTRARRDAEGHRPGDVSPEDVAATPTATADGGR, encoded by the coding sequence GTGAGCGACACCGGCCGGACCGAGGACGACGGCGGCGTGCGCCTGCGGCTCGACATCGCCTACGACGGCGCCGCGTTCTCCGGGTGGGCCCGGCAACCCGGGCTCCGCACCGTGCAGGGCGCGCTCGAGACCGCCCTGGCCACCGTCTTCACCCGCTGGGGCGCGCCGCCGCAGCTCACCGTCGCCGGGCGCACCGACGCGGGTGTCCATGCGACCGGGCAGGTCGCGCACCTCGACCTCACCGCCGAGCAGTGGGCCGCCCTGGCCCGACCACGCCGCCCCACCGCCGCCGGCACCACGCGGGACCCGTTCGCCGGGCTCGTCCGCCGCCTGAACGGGCTCGCCGGTCCCGACGGGGACGTCGTCGTCCGACGGGCGTCCGTCGCGCCCGCCGGCTTCGACGCGCGGTTCTCACCGGTCTGGCGCCGGTACCGGTACCGGGTCGCCGACCTCGACGCCCCCCGCGACCCGCTCCGCCGCGGTCACACGACCTGGTACCCGGGGCGTCTCGACCAGGACGCGATGGGGCGCGGGGCGCTGCGGTTGCTGGGGCTGCACGACTTCGCGGCCTTCTGCAAGCCGCGCGAGGGCGCGACCACCATCCGTACGCTGCAGGAGTTCCGCTGGGACCGTGAGCCGGACGGCGTGCTGGTGGCGAGCCTCCAGGCCGACGCCTTCTGCCACTCGATGGTGCGCGCGATGGTGGGTGGGTGCCTCGCCGTCGGCGAGGGCCGGCTCACGCCGGACCGGCTCGACGACCTGCGGGTCGCGGCCGAGCGCACCAGCGCCTTCACGGTCGCGCCCGCCCGCGGCCTCACGCTGACCGAGGTCGGGTACCCCGCCGACGACGCCCTGGAGGCCCGTGCCGCGCAGACACGCGCCCGTCGCGACGCCGAGGGGCACCGGCCCGGCGACGTGTCGCCGGAGGACGTCGCCGCGACGCCGACCGCGACCGCGGACGGCGGTCGGTAG
- the rpsI gene encoding 30S ribosomal protein S9: MAQIADSIDQTPETFTTESAPVASEAAPRQILNVSGGAVGRRKEAIARVRLVPGSGTFVVNGRSLEDYFPNKLHQQLINDPFKVLELLGSYDVTARITGGGPSGQAGALRLAIARTLNEIDRENNRATLKKAGFLTRDARVIERKKAGLKKARKASQFSKR; the protein is encoded by the coding sequence ATGGCTCAGATCGCTGACTCCATCGACCAGACCCCGGAGACCTTCACCACCGAGAGCGCGCCCGTCGCGTCGGAGGCGGCTCCCCGTCAGATCCTCAACGTCTCGGGCGGTGCCGTCGGTCGCCGCAAGGAGGCCATCGCCCGCGTGCGTCTCGTCCCGGGCTCCGGCACGTTCGTCGTGAACGGCCGCTCGCTCGAGGACTACTTCCCGAACAAGCTGCACCAGCAGCTCATCAACGACCCGTTCAAGGTGCTCGAGCTGCTCGGCTCGTACGACGTCACCGCCCGCATCACGGGTGGCGGCCCCTCGGGTCAGGCCGGCGCGCTGCGTCTCGCCATCGCCCGCACCCTGAACGAGATCGACCGCGAGAACAACCGCGCGACCCTCAAGAAGGCCGGCTTCCTCACCCGTGACGCCCGCGTCATCGAGCGCAAGAAGGCCGGTCTCAAGAAGGCCCGCAAGGCGTCGCAGTTCTCGAAGCGCTGA